AACAGTCCCAGATCGCCTCGATCGTGCAAACGGCCCAGAAAAGCCAAGCCTCGCCGGCGAGCGTGCTTTCCCAGATCGAATCGGTGCTGACGCCCGAACAGCAGCAGAAGCTTGCGCAATTACTCTCGCCCACGTACTCGTCGGTTGGGACGAACAGCACGGGTTCGCAGCCCCCGCTGTTTAGTACGACGGCCTAAGTTCCGCCCGGTTTCGGCGCGCGAAACGTAAGCGCGTCGATTTTCCCGGAGTCGTCGAAGTGGATGTACACGTCGTCGACTCCCTTAGCGAAGACTGCCGTATAGCGTTGCCAAGTTTCGTCGAAGGGCGGATCGTTCTTATCCGTTGATTTCTTGACGCTCTTGTAACCGCCGATTTGAGACTTAAGGTCTTTGACGATTCCCTCGACCTTAGCTTGCGTGTTGTGCTGCAAGTATGAAGGCGCAAACTCATCGGACGTGACTTTCGGCTTGGTAAGAACCTCGTCGATCCGTTCCTGGCCGACGTCCACGGCGCCCGGAGCCGGCGGCGATTGCGCCGCGCTTTGCGCGTTAAGGGCGGTCCACGGTCCGCTAATTATAAGTATGAAAGAAATGAGGACGGCAGTTTTCATGCTGGGCCGGGTGCGCCTCAATGACAAGCGTTCCTGCGTCCATTTGGATGATGTTTTTTTATCGGAGTCGCTTGGCTGCTTGACCGACGACTGACGCCCATGATAAAGTCCCACGCATGTCGGCTCACGCCCGAATGATGACCATGGCCATGTGCTGTTTCCCACGGGGATCGGCGTAAGGAGTCATTGGTCTGCGGCCCCGCCGCAACACAAAAGACGCCTCCGCCGGTCGGAGGCTTTTTTATTTGCTTCGTTCCCCATCGCAAAAAGGACGAATTGATATGAGCACAGCTCTCGAGAACCGCGTACCCGATTTCGAAACCGTCGCGATCCACGGCGGTCACTCCGGCGACCCAACGACAAAAGCACGCGCCGTCCCGATCTACCAGACGACCTCGTACCTGTTCAATGACACGAGCCACGCAGCGCGCCTGTTCGCGCTCGAAGAGTTCGGCAACATCTACACGCGGATCATGAATCCGACGACCGATGTTCTCGAGCAGCGTATTGCGACGCTCGAGAAGGGCGTCGGGGCGCTCGGGCTTTCCAGCGGTCAGGCCGCCGTCATTTATTCGGTGCTCAACCTGGCCGGAACCGGCGATCACATCGTAAGCGCGGCTTCGCTGTACGGCGGGACGTATTCGGCCTTCACGCACACGCTGCCGAAGCTCGGCATCAACGTGTCGTTCGTCGATCCGTCGAAGCCCGAAAATTTTTCACGCGCGATTCAACCGAACACGAAAGCAATTTTCGGCGAGTCGATCGGCAACCCGAAGATCGACGTTCTCGATGTCGAGGCGATTGCAGAAGTCGCGCATCAGCACGCAATCCCGTTGATCGTCGACAACACGCTCGCTACGCCGTACCTGCTCCGTCCCATCGAGTGGGGTGCGGATGTCGTCGTGCATTCGGCCACCAAATTCATCGGCGGCCACGGCACTTCGATCGGTGGCCTGATCGTCGACGGCGGAAAATTCGACTGGGCGGCGTCCGGCAAGTTCAATGAGTTCGTGGATCCGGATCCGTCGTACCATGGGATTCGTTATCAGAACGTCTTCGGTACGCTTGCGTACATCATCAAGGCGCGCGTGCAGCTGTTGCGCGATCTTGGTGCGGCGCAAGCCCCGTTCAACTCGTGGCTCTTCCTTCAGGGGCTAGAGACGCTGGCTCTACGCATCGAACGGCACTCGCAGAACGCCCAATCGGTGGCCGAGTATCTGGCAAAGCATCCGAAAGTTCGTTGGGTGTCGTATCCGGGGTTGCCGGATCATGCCGCGCACGGGCGGGCAAAGAAATACCTGCCCAAGGGTCAAGGCGCGATCCTTACGTTCGGGATCGATGGCGGCGCCGCCGAAGCGCGAGCACTGATCGACCGCCTCAAGCTCTTCTCGAATCTTGCAAACGTCGGCGACGCGAAGTCCCTCGTCATACATCCGGCGACGACGACGCACCAGCAGCTGACGGCGCAGGAGCAACGGGAGAGCGGCGTGTCCGAAGAGACGATCCGGCTTTCAGTCGGGATCGAAAACATCGGCGACATCATTGCTGATCTCGAACAGGCTTTCGCTGCAAATTAGGCGCGGCTAAAGGAGGCGGGGGTGAGCCCAAGCGAAATCTGGGCCCTCCCGCCTTTAGGATTAGGATTAGTGCCGCTTTTCGGATCGAGTCGAGCCGACAAGAAGCGCGGTCATACGGAACGCGCTCATCAGCGTGTCAAACGGCCATTTAAGGTCCAGTACTCGCTCGATCGTGGTGCGACGATGGTTCCGGCACTTGCGGTCGATATCAGCGTCGGCGGACTTGGATTGCTGACGAACGACGAGATCGGACTGAAAGAATTTCTTGTCGAGCTAACGCTCGACGATCGCCAGATCACCGCGCTTGTTTCGAAAGCCGGATCGGTTCCCGGGAAACTGCGCGGCGGTGAGGCCTGGCGAACGGGCGGCAAGTTCATCGGCATCACTGCCGATCATTGGGACGCGCTCGCGCGCTTCATCGAGAACGTGCCGGCGCCGAGCGACAAATTGCGTCTGGACTTGAACTCTCTGC
This genomic stretch from Candidatus Baltobacteraceae bacterium harbors:
- a CDS encoding homocysteine synthase, with protein sequence MSTALENRVPDFETVAIHGGHSGDPTTKARAVPIYQTTSYLFNDTSHAARLFALEEFGNIYTRIMNPTTDVLEQRIATLEKGVGALGLSSGQAAVIYSVLNLAGTGDHIVSAASLYGGTYSAFTHTLPKLGINVSFVDPSKPENFSRAIQPNTKAIFGESIGNPKIDVLDVEAIAEVAHQHAIPLIVDNTLATPYLLRPIEWGADVVVHSATKFIGGHGTSIGGLIVDGGKFDWAASGKFNEFVDPDPSYHGIRYQNVFGTLAYIIKARVQLLRDLGAAQAPFNSWLFLQGLETLALRIERHSQNAQSVAEYLAKHPKVRWVSYPGLPDHAAHGRAKKYLPKGQGAILTFGIDGGAAEARALIDRLKLFSNLANVGDAKSLVIHPATTTHQQLTAQEQRESGVSEETIRLSVGIENIGDIIADLEQAFAAN
- a CDS encoding PilZ domain-containing protein; its protein translation is MPLFGSSRADKKRGHTERAHQRVKRPFKVQYSLDRGATMVPALAVDISVGGLGLLTNDEIGLKEFLVELTLDDRQITALVSKAGSVPGKLRGGEAWRTGGKFIGITADHWDALARFIENVPAPSDKLRLDLNSLQTRPDDAARLLPKTALKHLLGELVKMKRLAPLHPTVEPLVKLRYLGKTLRQGVEMHVLRIESRLVKPHHVNNYVTQVYFDDTLSRVIAIPMDQQT